The following coding sequences are from one Numida meleagris isolate 19003 breed g44 Domestic line chromosome 22, NumMel1.0, whole genome shotgun sequence window:
- the LOC110387269 gene encoding testis development-related protein-like isoform X2 translates to MTQGIWGLYKARVLQTLGGARADGTLQEEGDPSELMEAAEPPTLMEEGPGPVSQLARKVQGGWRTLSSLFTREDEHQLLNPEPCADHPLAAVPAELPPAQKAPGFWDLFATKWQQASAPDKEVPPPELGESPTEPPGDEGPSDLREPEEGAFRWGFLASKLAEMRNKNAPKGN, encoded by the exons ATGACCCAGGGCATCTGGGGGCTCTACAAGGCCAGGGTGCTGCAGACCCTGGGGGGGGCACGGGCTGATGGCACGCTGCAGGAGGAG GGAGACCCCTCTGAGCTGATGGAGGCAGCCGAGCCCCCCACGCTGATGGAGGAGGGACCTGGCCCTGTGTCCCAGCTGGCAAGGAAG GTCCAGGGGGGCTGGCGGACACTTTCATCCCTCTTCACCCGTGAGGATGAGCACCAGCTGCTCAACCCAGAGCCCTGCGCCGACCA CCCCCTGGCTGCCGTGCCAGCTGAACTGCCTCCTGCCCAGAAAGCGCCTGGCTTTTGGGATCTCTTCGCTACCAAGTGGCAGCAGGCATCAGCACCAGACAAGGAGGTGCCTCCGCCAGAGCTGGGTgagagccccacagagccacCGGGTGACGAGGGCCCCAGCGACCTGCGGGAGCCGGAGGAAGGGGCCTTCAGATGGGGCTTCCTGGCCAGCAAACTGGCTGAAATGCGAAATAAAAATGCTCCCAAGGGCAACTAG
- the FAM110D gene encoding protein FAM110D, giving the protein MVPLGSTPRAVCTSGRGVSPLRLLNRGPEYLREQVAGGSGGRTPSAVERLEADKVKYVKSQQVINSRQEPALRGCSPCCSPRGRRLLALQQCHEHCQSSDLSRDGSRKVPCSPSPVPRRGGGGRRLLRPDSLIIYRQKRDCPVINKENTKGYGLVRRLFQGPLRDKPPSSPPAQGSDKAPESPMLWVSMEQEEDVRTPGASSSTVPMPDSPMPQPPQAPSLAQPPTSPGPSKPALGLRVSLPLSEKERFFNYCGLDRAMVEGLGKERFLPAGWDTASARFHGSCEWEPSQASGCSGEDAGPGEEEPDMRLCSAISVVERNARVIKWLYGCQRAWAAAKESTV; this is encoded by the coding sequence ATGGTCCCACTCGGCAGCACCCCCCGAGCCGTCTGCACCTCTGGCCGCGGTGTCTCCCCACTGCGTTTGCTGAACCGGGGCCCCGAGTACCTGCGGGAGCAAGTGGCAGGGGGCAGTGGGGGCCGCACACCCAGTGCCGTGGAGCGGCTGGAAGCAGACAAAGTGAAGTACGTCAAATCGCAGCAGGTCATCAACAGCCGGCAGGAGCCGGCCCTGCGAGGCTGCTCGCCCTGCTGCTCGCCCCGTGGCCGACGCCTGCTcgccctgcagcagtgccacgAGCACTGCCAGAGCTCGGACCTGAGCCGCGATGGCAGCCGCAAGGTGCCATGTTCCCCATCCCCTGTGCCGCGGAGGGGAGGCGGCGGCCGGCGCCTGCTGAGACCCGACTCACTCATCATTTACCGGCAGAAGCGGGACTGCCCAGTGATCAACAAGGAGAACACCAAGGGCTATGGGCTGGTGCGACGCCTCTTCCAGGGGCCGCTCAGGGACAAGCCCCCCAGCTCTCCCCCGGCCCAGGGGTCAGATAAAGCCCCAGAGAGCCCCATGCTGTGGGTGTCCATGGAGCAAGAGGAAGATGTGCGGACGCcgggtgccagcagcagcactgtcccGATGCCTGACAGCCCCATGCCGCAGCCCCCCCAAGCCCCCAGCCTAGCCCAGCCCCCCACCTCCCCTGGCCCCAGCAAACCAGCACTGGGCCTGCGCGTGTCCCTGCCGCTCTCGGAGAAGGAGCGGTTCTTCAACTACTGTGGGCTGGACCGGGCCATGGTGGaagggctggggaaggagcgGTTTTTGCCAGCGGGATGGGACACGGCCTCGGCACGGTTCCATGGCTCCTGCGAGTGGGAGCCCAGCCAGGCCTCAGGGTGCAGTGGGGAGGACGCGGGGCCAGGTGAGGAGGAGCCGGACATGCGGCTCTGCTCCGCCATTTCCGTGGTGGAGCGCAATGCCCGTGTCATCAAATGGCTCTATGGCTGCCAGCGAGCTTGGGCGGCCGCCAAGGAATCCACAGTCTGA
- the LOC110387269 gene encoding testis development-related protein-like isoform X1, translated as MTQGIWGLYKARVLQTLGGARADGTLQEEVMGGRGVAGQSPLPSPPLTGGDSLQGDPSELMEAAEPPTLMEEGPGPVSQLARKVQGGWRTLSSLFTREDEHQLLNPEPCADHPLAAVPAELPPAQKAPGFWDLFATKWQQASAPDKEVPPPELGESPTEPPGDEGPSDLREPEEGAFRWGFLASKLAEMRNKNAPKGN; from the exons ATGACCCAGGGCATCTGGGGGCTCTACAAGGCCAGGGTGCTGCAGACCCTGGGGGGGGCACGGGCTGATGGCACGCTGCAGGAGGAGGTAATGGGAGGGAGGGGCGTGGCCGGGCAGagccccctgccctcccctcctctcACAGGTGGCGATTCGTTGCAGGGAGACCCCTCTGAGCTGATGGAGGCAGCCGAGCCCCCCACGCTGATGGAGGAGGGACCTGGCCCTGTGTCCCAGCTGGCAAGGAAG GTCCAGGGGGGCTGGCGGACACTTTCATCCCTCTTCACCCGTGAGGATGAGCACCAGCTGCTCAACCCAGAGCCCTGCGCCGACCA CCCCCTGGCTGCCGTGCCAGCTGAACTGCCTCCTGCCCAGAAAGCGCCTGGCTTTTGGGATCTCTTCGCTACCAAGTGGCAGCAGGCATCAGCACCAGACAAGGAGGTGCCTCCGCCAGAGCTGGGTgagagccccacagagccacCGGGTGACGAGGGCCCCAGCGACCTGCGGGAGCCGGAGGAAGGGGCCTTCAGATGGGGCTTCCTGGCCAGCAAACTGGCTGAAATGCGAAATAAAAATGCTCCCAAGGGCAACTAG